The following proteins are encoded in a genomic region of Leifsonia psychrotolerans:
- a CDS encoding ATP-binding cassette domain-containing protein has translation MLSVQDLEIRVGARVLMEGVNFRVSDGDKIGLVGRNGAGKTTLTKTLAGETLPTKGKIERIGEIGYLPQDPRSGDPEMLARTRILDARGLGSIALGMQESSMLMGDSNDSIASAAMRKYGSLTDQFNALGGYAAEAEASSIASNLSLPDHILDQQLKTLSGGQRRRIELARILFSAAETMILDEPTNHLDADSVVWLREFVKSYRGGCIIISHDIELVGESVNRVFYLDANRTIIDVYNMNWKNYLRQRASDEERRRKERMNAEKKASTLQMQAARFGAKASKAAAAHQMVARAEKLLSGLEAVRAVDRVAKLRFPEPAPCGRTPIMATNLSKSYGSLEIFAGVDMAIDRGSKVVILGLNGAGKTTMLRMLAGVDASDTGTIEHGHGLRIGYYAQEHETIDVKRSVLENMVSSSPNITEMEARKVLGSFLFTGDDSHKLAGVLSGGEKTRLALAMIVVSGANVLLLDEPTNNLDPASREEILDALAHYSGAVVLVSHDEGAVEALNPERVLILPDGIEDHWNKDYLDLITLA, from the coding sequence GTGCTCAGTGTGCAAGATCTCGAAATCCGAGTGGGGGCACGCGTGCTCATGGAAGGCGTGAACTTCCGCGTCTCCGATGGCGACAAGATTGGCCTCGTTGGTCGTAACGGTGCCGGCAAGACGACCCTGACAAAGACCCTGGCCGGGGAGACGCTGCCCACGAAGGGCAAGATCGAGCGCATCGGGGAGATCGGCTACCTGCCGCAGGACCCGCGTTCGGGTGACCCCGAGATGCTGGCGCGCACGCGCATCCTCGACGCACGTGGTCTCGGCTCGATCGCGCTCGGGATGCAGGAGTCAAGCATGCTCATGGGGGACTCGAATGACTCAATCGCTTCGGCGGCCATGCGCAAGTACGGCTCGCTTACCGATCAGTTCAACGCTCTCGGTGGCTACGCCGCCGAGGCTGAAGCGTCATCCATCGCGAGCAACCTGAGCCTGCCTGACCACATCCTCGACCAGCAACTGAAGACGCTCTCGGGCGGTCAGCGTCGCCGCATCGAGCTGGCCCGAATTCTGTTCTCCGCGGCCGAGACCATGATCCTCGACGAGCCGACCAACCACCTTGACGCCGATTCCGTCGTCTGGTTGCGCGAATTCGTGAAGAGCTACCGTGGCGGATGCATCATCATCAGCCACGACATCGAACTCGTCGGCGAATCGGTGAACCGGGTCTTCTACCTGGATGCAAACCGCACCATCATCGACGTCTACAACATGAACTGGAAGAACTACCTGCGCCAGCGTGCCTCCGATGAGGAGCGCCGTCGCAAGGAACGCATGAACGCCGAAAAGAAGGCGTCGACGTTGCAGATGCAGGCCGCCCGATTCGGTGCGAAGGCCAGCAAGGCCGCCGCAGCTCACCAGATGGTGGCTCGCGCCGAGAAACTTCTCTCCGGCCTCGAGGCCGTACGCGCCGTCGACCGGGTGGCCAAACTGCGCTTTCCCGAGCCGGCTCCCTGCGGCCGCACGCCGATCATGGCGACGAACCTGTCGAAGAGTTACGGCTCGCTTGAAATCTTTGCCGGTGTCGATATGGCCATCGATCGCGGTTCTAAGGTCGTCATCCTGGGACTGAACGGTGCGGGGAAGACGACCATGCTGCGCATGCTGGCCGGCGTCGACGCGTCGGACACCGGTACGATCGAACACGGCCATGGTCTGCGCATCGGCTACTACGCCCAGGAACACGAGACGATCGATGTGAAGCGCTCGGTGCTCGAGAACATGGTGTCCTCATCGCCCAACATCACTGAGATGGAAGCCCGTAAGGTGCTCGGTTCGTTCCTGTTCACGGGTGACGACTCTCACAAGCTCGCCGGTGTGCTTTCCGGCGGTGAGAAGACGAGACTCGCGTTGGCCATGATTGTGGTTTCTGGCGCCAACGTGCTTTTACTCGATGAGCCCACGAACAACTTGGACCCGGCCAGCCGCGAAGAGATTCTGGATGCGCTTGCTCACTACAGTGGGGCCGTTGTGCTGGTCAGTCACGACGAGGGGGCCGTTGAGGCGTTGAACCCCGAGCGTGTGCTGATTCTTCCGGATGGTATCGAGGATCACTGGAATAAGGATTACCTCGACTTGATCACGCTCGCGTAG
- a CDS encoding TetR/AcrR family transcriptional regulator — translation MADLETPSERRRRERAAATKQEIAVAASRLMLSRGYVASSLAAIAEEAGVAVQTIYNSVGNKAELLSAVLDLAAAGRDAPALVPAVLRYRVAAATSAPVVIRVLADWFLEVNERTADIHRVISQAATVDSEVAELERKRAAARLHNYGEAASSLRVLHGLRGGMSDHEAAAAIWALGHPQVYRTLVTELGWGSVAYRDWVEKALRGSLA, via the coding sequence ATGGCTGATCTGGAGACACCCTCGGAAAGACGTCGTCGTGAGCGCGCCGCGGCAACGAAGCAGGAGATTGCCGTTGCCGCGAGCAGGCTTATGCTTTCGCGGGGCTACGTGGCCAGTTCTCTCGCTGCGATTGCGGAGGAAGCCGGTGTGGCGGTACAAACGATCTACAATTCTGTCGGCAATAAGGCCGAGCTGCTCTCTGCTGTGCTTGACCTGGCAGCCGCCGGCCGTGATGCACCGGCGCTCGTTCCCGCAGTGTTGCGCTACCGGGTTGCGGCGGCCACGAGCGCGCCCGTGGTGATTCGGGTACTCGCCGACTGGTTCCTCGAAGTCAACGAACGCACAGCAGATATACACCGAGTGATCAGTCAAGCCGCAACGGTCGACTCGGAGGTGGCGGAGCTCGAGCGTAAACGAGCAGCAGCCCGACTGCACAACTATGGCGAAGCGGCGTCGTCCTTGCGCGTGCTTCACGGCCTTCGCGGCGGAATGAGCGACCATGAAGCAGCCGCCGCAATCTGGGCGCTGGGGCACCCGCAGGTGTACCGCACGCTGGTGACCGAGTTGGGCTGGGGCTCGGTTGCGTATCGCGATTGGGTCGAGAAGGCCCTCCGGGGAAGCCTCGCCTGA
- a CDS encoding metal-sulfur cluster assembly factor, producing the protein MVSTLSPARYDEVEEALKDVMDPELGINIVDLGLIYDLGWDDDNDALIIHMTLTSAGCPLTDVLEEQTAEALDGVVDQFRINWVWMPPWGPEKITDDGRDMMRALGFSI; encoded by the coding sequence ATGGTTTCAACACTGAGTCCGGCGCGCTACGACGAGGTCGAGGAAGCGTTGAAAGACGTCATGGATCCCGAGCTCGGCATCAATATCGTCGACCTCGGGCTCATCTACGACCTGGGCTGGGACGACGACAACGACGCCCTCATCATTCACATGACACTCACGTCGGCCGGCTGCCCGTTGACCGATGTGCTTGAGGAACAGACGGCCGAGGCGCTCGATGGCGTCGTCGACCAGTTCCGCATCAACTGGGTGTGGATGCCGCCGTGGGGTCCCGAGAAGATCACCGATGACGGCCGCGACATGATGCGCGCTCTCGGCTTCTCGATCTAA
- the sufC gene encoding Fe-S cluster assembly ATPase SufC: MSVLEIKDLHVSVETDQGTKQILRGVNLTINEGEIHAIMGPNGSGKSTLAYTIAGHPKYHVESGSILLDGVEVLTMTVDERARAGMFLAMQYPVEIPGVSVTNFLRTAKTAIDGEAPPIRTWIKDVRGAMANLKMDKSFAERNVNEGFSGGEKKRNEILQLELLKPKFAVLDETDSGLDVDALKIVSEGVNRAKETTGLGLLLITHYTRILRYIKPDFVHVFVNGRVAEQGGPELADRLEEEGYDRYLTESNVG, from the coding sequence ATGTCTGTTCTTGAGATCAAAGACCTGCACGTCAGCGTCGAGACCGACCAGGGCACCAAGCAGATTCTGCGCGGCGTCAACCTCACGATCAATGAGGGCGAGATTCACGCGATCATGGGGCCGAACGGCTCGGGCAAGTCCACCCTGGCGTACACGATCGCCGGCCACCCCAAGTACCACGTTGAGAGCGGATCCATCCTGCTCGACGGCGTCGAGGTGCTCACGATGACCGTCGATGAGCGTGCCCGCGCTGGAATGTTCCTGGCCATGCAGTACCCGGTCGAGATTCCCGGCGTGTCGGTGACGAACTTCCTGCGCACGGCCAAAACCGCGATCGACGGGGAAGCACCACCCATTCGCACCTGGATCAAGGATGTTCGCGGCGCGATGGCGAACCTCAAGATGGACAAGAGTTTTGCCGAGCGAAACGTCAACGAGGGGTTCTCCGGTGGCGAGAAGAAGCGCAACGAGATTCTGCAGCTTGAACTGCTGAAGCCTAAGTTCGCCGTTCTCGATGAGACCGACTCCGGTCTCGACGTCGACGCACTGAAGATCGTCTCCGAGGGCGTCAACCGGGCCAAAGAGACTACGGGGCTGGGCCTGCTGCTGATTACGCACTACACGCGTATCCTGCGCTACATCAAGCCTGACTTCGTTCACGTCTTCGTCAACGGACGCGTGGCCGAGCAGGGAGGCCCCGAGTTGGCGGACCGCCTTGAAGAAGAAGGCTACGATCGCTATTTGACCGAGTCGAACGTAGGCTAA
- a CDS encoding non-heme iron oxygenase ferredoxin subunit, with protein MASVKICGFDDLEPNQAVKVDIDGVPIALVRDGNGDVFAIGDTCTHGDISLSEGFVEDDTLECWAHGSKFSLRTGKPITLPAYEPVPVYQVELIDGDVYIDPTVILPV; from the coding sequence ATGGCATCCGTAAAAATTTGCGGTTTCGATGACCTCGAACCCAACCAGGCCGTCAAAGTGGACATCGATGGTGTTCCGATTGCCCTCGTGCGCGACGGCAACGGCGACGTTTTCGCGATCGGTGACACCTGCACGCACGGAGATATCTCTCTGTCAGAGGGTTTCGTCGAAGACGACACCCTGGAGTGCTGGGCGCACGGTTCGAAGTTCTCACTCCGAACCGGCAAGCCGATCACCCTCCCGGCCTACGAACCGGTGCCTGTTTATCAGGTCGAGTTGATTGACGGCGACGTCTACATCGACCCCACTGTCATCCTGCCCGTATAG